From one Solanum lycopersicum chromosome 12, SLM_r2.1 genomic stretch:
- the LOC101245441 gene encoding uncharacterized protein, producing the protein MGSRDADPSLGYLTRKETEVKLPRPTRVKNKTPAPIQITAEQILREARERQEAEIRPPKQKITDPTELADYRLRKRKEFEALISRVRWNKSVWVKYAKWEESQKDFKRARSIWERALEVDYRDHTMWLKYADVEMKNKFVNHARNVWDRAVTLLPRVDQLWYKYIHMEEMLGNVAGARQIFERWMGWMPDQQGWLSYIKFELRYNEIERARAIFERFVQCHPKVSAWIRFAKFEMKNGEIGRARNCYERAVDKLADDEEAEQLFVAFAEFEEKCKETERARCIYKFALDHIPKGRAEDLYRKFVAFEKQYGDREGIEDAIVGKRRFQYEDEVRKNPRNYDTWFDYIRLEESVGNKERIREVYERAIANVPPAEEKRYWQRYIYLWINYALYEELDAEDMERTRDVYRECLKLIPHQKFSFAKIWLLAAQFEIRQLRLKEARLLLGEAIGRAPKDKIFKKYIEIELHFGNIDRCRKLYEKYLEWSPENCYAWSKFAELERSLYETDRARAIFELAIDQPALDMPELLWKAYIDFEISEGEFERTRALYERLLNRTKHLKVWISYAKFEASAMDPEAEEDIELKKNCLQRARDVFERAVSYFRNSAPELKEERAMLLEEWLNMESGFAELGDVSLVRAKLPKKLKKRRQIDMEDGPAAYEEYIDYLFPEETQTTNLKILEAAYKWKKQRVASEED; encoded by the exons ATGGGTTCCAGAGATGCAGACCCAAGTCTAGGTTATCTCACTCGCAAGGAAACGGAGGTAAAGCTTCCTAGACCTACGCGGGTGAAGAACAAAACCCCAGCTCCAATCCAAATCACCGCTGAGCAAATCCTCCGGGAAGCTAGGGAACGTCAAGAGGCTGAAATCAGACCACCGAAGCAGAAAATCACTGATCCAACAGAGCTTGCTGATTACCGTCTTCGTAAGCGAAAGGAATTCGAGGCGTTAATTAGCCGTGTACGGTGGAACAAGAGTGTGTGGGTGAAATATGCTAAATGGGAAGAATCACAAAAGGATTTCAAGCGTGCCCGTTCTATATGGGAACGTGCACTGGAAGTGGATTACCGTGACCATACCATGTGGTTGAAGTATGCTGATGTGGAGATGAAGAATAAGTTTGTTAATCATGCTCGTAATGTATGGGATCGAGCTGTTACTCTTTTGCCTAGGGTTGATCAGTTGTGGTACAAATATATTCATATGGAGGAGATGTTAGGCAATGTGGCTGGTGCTAGACAGATTTTTGAGAGGTGGATGGGTTGGATGCCTGATCAGCAAGGGTGGTTGTCTTATATTAAGTTTGAGTTAAGGTATAATGAAATAGAGAGAGCAAGAGCGATTTTCGAGAGATTTGTGCAGTGTCATCCGAAAGTTAGTGCTTGGATTAGGTTTGCGAAATTTGAGATGAAGAATGGGGAGATAGGAAGGGCGAGGAATTGTTATGAGAGGGCTGTGGATAAGTTGGCAGATGATGAGGAAGCTGAGCAGTTGTTTGTGGCATTTGCTGAGTTTGAGGAGAAGTGTAAGGAAACGGAGAGGGCAAGGTGCATATATAAGTTTGCACTTGATCACATACCGAAAGGGCGAGCTGAAGATTTGTACAGGAAGTTTGTGGCATTTGAAAAGCAGTATGGTGATAGAGAAGGTATTGAGGACGCTATAGTTGGAAAAAGGAGGTTTCAGTATGAGGATGAAGTGAGGAAGAATCCACGTAACTATGACACGTGGTTTGATTATATTCGGCTGGAAGAGAGCGTTGGAAATAAAGAGAGGATTAGAGAGGTTTATGAGAGAGCCATTGCTAATGTTCCTCCTGCTGAAGAGAAGCGATATTGGCAGCGATACATTTACTTATG GATTAATTATGCATTATATGAAGAGCTTGATGCAGAAGACATGGAAAGAACCAGAGATGTCTACAG GGAGTGTCTTAAGCTGATTCCACATCAGAAGTTTTCATTTGCAAAGATTTGGTTGTTGGCTGCCCAATTTGAGATTCGGCAGTTAAGACTCAAGGAGGCGCGACTTCTACTTGGAGAAGCAATTGGAAGGGCTCCTAAAGACAAG ATATTTAAGAAGTACATAGAGATAGAGCTGCATTTTGGAAACATAGATCGTTGCAGAAAGCTTTATGAGAAGTACTTGGAATGGTCTCCAGAAAATTGCTATGCTTGGAGCAAATTCGCCGAGTTGGAGAGGTCCTTGTATGAAACGGATAGAGCCAGGGCTATTTTTGAGCTTGCAATTGACCAACCTGCTCTGGATATGCCGGAGCTATTATGGAAG GCTTACATCGACTTTGAAATTTCTGAGGGTGAATTTGAAAGAACTAGAGCACTATATGAAAGACTTCTTAACCGCACAAAACACTTGAAGGTGTGGATAAGTTATGCGAAGTTTGAGGCTTCGGCTATGGATCCAGAGGCTGAGGAAGATATTGAACTGAAAAAGAACTGCCTACAACGCGCCAGAG ATGTTTTTGAGAGGGCAGTTTCTTACTTCAGAAATTCGGCACCCGAACTAAAGGAAGAAAGAGCAATGCTTCTCGAAGAGTGGCTAAATATGGAAAGTGGTTTTGCTGAGCTTGGGGATGTCAGTTTAGTCCGTGCTAAACTACCAAAGAAACTCAAGAAGAGAAGGCAAATAGACATGGAGGATGGTCCAGCAGC TTATGAAGAGTACATAGACTATCTTTTCCCAGAGGAAACACAGACCACAAATCTCAAAATATTGGAAGCTGCTTACAAATGGAAGAAGCAGCGAGTTGCATCTGAGGAGGATTAG
- the UBC gene encoding ubiquitin conjugating enzyme E2: MASKRILKELKDLQKDPPTSCSAGPVAEDMFHWQATIMGPADSPYSGGVFLVTIHFPPDYPFKPPKVAFRTKVFHPNINSNGSICLDILKEQWSPALTISKVLLSICSLLTDPNPDDPLVPEIAHMYKTDRSKYETTARSWTQKFAMG; encoded by the exons ATGGCATCCAAGCGGATTCTCAAGGAGCTTAAGGATCTCCAGAAAGATCCTCCTACCTCTTGCAGTGCTG GCCCAGTAGCTGAAGATATGTTCCATTGGCAAGCAACAATCATGGGTCCAGCTGACAGTCCCTATTCTGGTGGAGTGTTTCTTGTTACTATTCATTTTCCACCTGACTATCCATTCAAGCCACCAAAG GTAGCTTTCAGGACAAAGGTTTTCCACCCGAACATCAATAGCAATGGCAGCATTTGCCTTGACATTTTGAAGGAACAGTGGAGCCCTGCACTTACCATCTCCAAG GTACTGCTCTCTATCTGTTCTCTGCTGACAGACCCTAATCCCGATGACCCTTTGGTGCCGGAGATTGCTCATATGTACAAAACTGATAGGAGCAAGTATGAGACAACTGCCCGGAGCTGGACTCAAAAATTTGCCATGGGATAG